From Suncus etruscus isolate mSunEtr1 chromosome 6, mSunEtr1.pri.cur, whole genome shotgun sequence, one genomic window encodes:
- the LOC126011792 gene encoding probable mitochondrial glutathione transporter SLC25A40: MDPETQEPQIIQATPLQQMFASCTGAILTSLMVTPLDVVKIRLQAQNNLFSKGKCFVYSNRLMDHVCVCEEGNKVWYKKPGRFQGTLDAFLKIIRNEGIKSLWSGLPPTLVMAVPATVVYFTCYDQLSAHLRSKLGENENSIPIIAGVVSRFGAVTVISPLELIRTKMQSKKFSYKELRQFVSKKISEDGWISLWRGWAPTILRDVPFSAMYWYNYEILKKWLCKKSGLYEPTFMINFTSGALSGSFAAIVTLPFDVVKTQKQTQFWIYESHKSKRHGRSRLEEHLSKSSTAIEIH, translated from the coding sequence ATGGATCCTGAAACACAGGAGCCACAGATTATCCAAGCAACACCTCTTCAGCAAATGTTTGCCTCTTGTACTGGAGCTATATTGACATCACTGATGGTCACACCCCTGGATGTTGTTAAAATTCGACTGCAAGCCCAAAACAATCTATTCTCCAAAGGaaaatgttttgtatatagtaATAGACTTATGGATCATGTATGTGTTTGTGAAGAAGGCAACAAAGTATGGTATAAGAAGCCAGGACGATTCCAAGGGACATTGGATGCCTTTTTGAAAATAATTCGAAATGAAGGCATTAAATCCCTGTGGAGTGGCCTTCCTCCTACTTTAGTGATGGCAGTTCCTGCCACCGTTGTTTATTTTACCTGTTATGATCAATTAAGTGCTCATCTGAGATCTAAATtaggagaaaatgaaaacagcATACCAATCATTGCTGGAGTTGTGTCCAGGTTTGGTGCCGTCACTGTGATAAGTCCATTAGAACTAATTAGAACTAAAATGCAGTCTAAGAAGTTTTCCTACAAGGAGCTACGTCAATTTGTCTCCAAGAAAATATCTGAAGATGGTTGGATTTCTCTTTGGAGGGGCTGGGCTCCTACTATTCTTAGAGATGTGCCATTCTCAGCAATGTACTGGTACAACTATGAAATTTTAAAGAAGTGGTTGTGTAAAAAATCTGGTTTATATGAACCAACATTTATGATCAACTTTACTTCAGGGGCATTGTCTGGATCTTTTGCAGCTATTGTAACTTTACCGTTTGATGTGGTAAAAACACAGAAGCAGACGCAGTTTTGGATATATGAAAGTCATAAAAGCAAGAGACACGGTAGGAGCAGGCTTGAGGAACATCTGAGCAAGTCATCAACGGCCATTGAAATCCATTGA